The proteins below come from a single Pseudomonadota bacterium genomic window:
- a CDS encoding DUF5655 domain-containing protein, producing MSSVEKQLETMFKNLPVKTGKNLEEWKKMVAQSGLGKHGQVVKMLKSEHGITHGFANLIASESLKVAEPVDLVAAQYAGPKAGLRPLHDAIVKFAAALGPDVEVAPKKGSVSLRRKKQFALVTPATKTRIDLGLALKGDPAEGRLESYNAMCSHRVRLESASDFDREVKAWVTEAYDRSG from the coding sequence ATGTCCAGCGTTGAAAAACAGCTCGAAACAATGTTCAAAAATCTCCCAGTTAAAACCGGTAAGAACCTGGAAGAATGGAAAAAAATGGTTGCCCAAAGCGGTCTGGGGAAACACGGGCAGGTCGTCAAGATGCTCAAGTCAGAACACGGTATCACCCATGGCTTCGCCAATCTGATTGCTTCGGAAAGCCTCAAGGTTGCCGAACCCGTTGACCTGGTTGCGGCCCAGTACGCTGGCCCGAAAGCGGGCCTCAGGCCCCTGCATGACGCCATCGTGAAATTCGCCGCCGCGCTGGGTCCGGACGTGGAGGTGGCGCCCAAGAAGGGCAGCGTCAGCCTGCGGCGAAAAAAGCAGTTTGCGCTGGTTACCCCGGCCACCAAGACCCGGATCGATCTGGGCCTCGCTCTCAAGGGCGACCCTGCCGAAGGTCGCCTGGAGAGCTACAACGCCATGTGCAGCCACCGGGTCCGCCTCGAGTCTGCCTCGGACTTCGACAGGGAAGTCAAAGCTTGGGTGACAGAGGCATACGACAGGTCCGGCTAG
- a CDS encoding SRPBCC domain-containing protein yields the protein MTTSDSNKAIYRVVINAPIETVWSELVKTDQVLAFFFGAVCKTPEQLEVGAPVAMQTTNGKYRSVVGKVLDFSPPHRYAHTFKFTNHDDAPCTVTYELKEVAEGVEFSLITTNVPVGTKTEKGMAQGGPFIVNTFKSVVENGRPTFGGRLMLGIIGLVQPLTPKVCRSENWSFEKIMEL from the coding sequence GTGACAACAAGCGACAGCAATAAGGCCATCTACCGGGTTGTGATCAACGCACCGATTGAAACCGTCTGGTCGGAGCTGGTAAAGACGGATCAGGTCCTGGCATTTTTCTTTGGGGCGGTATGCAAGACCCCCGAACAGCTTGAGGTTGGTGCCCCGGTGGCGATGCAGACCACCAACGGGAAATACCGAAGCGTGGTTGGCAAAGTGTTGGACTTCAGCCCGCCGCATCGTTACGCACATACCTTCAAATTCACGAACCATGACGATGCACCGTGCACGGTGACTTATGAACTTAAAGAGGTGGCCGAGGGCGTCGAGTTTTCGCTCATCACTACCAACGTTCCGGTGGGCACCAAAACCGAGAAAGGTATGGCTCAGGGCGGACCCTTCATCGTCAATACATTCAAGTCGGTGGTGGAGAACGGCCGTCCGACGTTCGGAGGCCGCCTGATGCTGGGCATCATCGGACTGGTTCAGCCGCTGACGCCGAAGGTCTGTCGCTCGGAAAACTGGTCGTTCGAAAAGATCATGGAACTTTGA